The Archangium primigenium genomic interval AGCGCGCCCGCGTTCTGTTGTTCCAGGTCCGGCTGGTTGGCCTTCCAGCCGAAGCGGCCCAGCTCCACGCGGCCCCGGCGCGCGCTCCACACGCGGTTGGGTCGGCCGGAGATGCCATCGCCGTCCGTGTCGTCCGGATCCGCCCAGGCGAGCAGCTCGGACTCGGGGACGGCCTCGAGCAGCCCCGAGCCCACGAGCGGCGGCGCCACGCGCGGGGACACGCGCACGTCCGGCGCCAGCGGGCCGTGGGCGAGCTGGCTCACACGGTAGTCCGGCGCGCGCAGCGTCCACGGCTCGCCGTCCGCGAAGCTGCCCGAGCGCTCCGTCCACACCAGCGTGGCGCGGCCCTCCGCGGGCACGCCCGCCACGGCGCGCGTCTGGAGCTGGTCTCCATAGGTGGGCTCGGGCCGGGGGCCGCCGTGCGCGTCCGTGCCCGGCACGCTCAGCCGCAGCAGGAGCGACACCGTGGGCTGCTCCTCGCTGGTGGGCGGGGTGCCGCGCCCGTTCTGGAAGTGGCAGGCCTCGCAGGAGACGGCGTTGAAGACGGGCCCCAGCCCATCCCGGTCCGCGCGCGCGTGGGGCGCGGCGAACCAGTCCGCCTCGAAGAGCGCCTCGCCCGAGCCGAACGCGGACAGGCGCGCGGTGGGCAGGTTGGGCGCGGGCCGTGAGTAGGCCTGCGCGTCGCTCGCCAGGCTCGTCGCGGCGCCGCCGGGCAGCTCCTCGCCGGGCTCCACCACGCCCCGGTTCACGGGCGTGGACGGCGGCTCGGTGTGCGGCTCGAGAGGGGGGGGCGGCACCGGCGCGGGGCCACACGCGGCCCCGAGCGCGAGGAGCCAGG includes:
- a CDS encoding di-heme oxidoredictase family protein, which encodes MRRHTLLGAWLLALGAACGPAPVPPPPLEPHTEPPSTPVNRGVVEPGEELPGGAATSLASDAQAYSRPAPNLPTARLSAFGSGEALFEADWFAAPHARADRDGLGPVFNAVSCEACHFQNGRGTPPTSEEQPTVSLLLRLSVPGTDAHGGPRPEPTYGDQLQTRAVAGVPAEGRATLVWTERSGSFADGEPWTLRAPDYRVSQLAHGPLAPDVRVSPRVAPPLVGSGLLEAVPESELLAWADPDDTDGDGISGRPNRVWSARRGRVELGRFGWKANQPDLEQQNAGALRGDLGITTALFPTESCTAPQKACRDAPSGGTPELDEAKLDALTAYTRGLAVPARRGHDTPGVLRGKDVFHRVGCARCHRPSLDTGAAPEHPELAHQRLWPYTDLLLHDLGEDLADGYEDSLATGREWRTPPLWGLGLTRVVSGHTRLLHDGRARSPLEAILWHGGEAQASRDAVLQLPRAERDALLAFLDSL